From Micrococcus porci, one genomic window encodes:
- a CDS encoding gluconokinase yields MGVSGSGKTVLAQRLAQALGVPFAEGDEFHSAEAVARMAGGTPLTDEDRGPWLRRIRDWMGSGVAARGAVVTCSALKRSYRDVLREAPVRVVFLHVETPAEQVLHRMERRRHFMPPALLPGQLATLEPLEADEEGVVLANDSTMEELTERALRALADL; encoded by the coding sequence ATGGGCGTGTCCGGCTCCGGCAAGACCGTGCTGGCGCAGCGCCTGGCCCAGGCGCTGGGCGTGCCGTTCGCCGAGGGGGACGAGTTCCACTCGGCCGAGGCCGTGGCCAGGATGGCCGGCGGCACCCCGCTCACCGACGAGGACCGGGGGCCGTGGCTGCGCCGGATCCGGGACTGGATGGGCTCCGGGGTGGCCGCGCGTGGGGCCGTGGTCACCTGCTCCGCGCTGAAGCGCTCCTACCGGGACGTGCTGCGCGAGGCCCCCGTGCGGGTGGTGTTCCTCCACGTGGAGACCCCGGCGGAGCAGGTCCTGCACCGCATGGAGCGCCGCCGACACTTCATGCCGCCCGCGCTGCTGCCCGGCCAGCTGGCGACCCTCGAGCCGCTGGAGGCCGACGAGGAGGGGGTCGTCCTGGCGAACGACTCCACCATGGAGGAGCTCACGGAGCGCGCGCTGCGAGCCCTCGCCGACCTCTGA
- a CDS encoding NUDIX hydrolase, with protein sequence MSAASPTAASTAPGPFETRAGAYALIVEDGRVLMSAWAGPTGIVWTLPGGGIELGESPEEACVREVEEETGHTAELTGLLGVTTGTIPVERRLRGEPLPLLTVQVLYTARLTGGVLRPEADGSSVDAAWFALDGLADVRTSAWVDRALALAGLAADDAAGTAR encoded by the coding sequence GTGAGCGCAGCCAGCCCCACCGCCGCGAGCACCGCGCCCGGACCGTTCGAGACCCGTGCCGGGGCCTACGCCCTGATCGTCGAGGACGGCCGTGTGCTGATGTCCGCCTGGGCCGGCCCCACCGGCATCGTGTGGACCCTGCCCGGCGGCGGCATCGAGCTGGGGGAGAGCCCCGAGGAGGCGTGCGTCCGCGAGGTCGAGGAGGAGACCGGCCACACCGCCGAGCTCACCGGCCTGCTCGGCGTCACCACGGGCACCATCCCCGTCGAGCGCCGCCTCCGCGGGGAGCCCCTGCCGCTCCTCACCGTCCAGGTCCTCTACACCGCGCGCCTGACCGGGGGCGTCCTGCGCCCCGAGGCCGACGGCTCCTCCGTGGACGCCGCCTGGTTCGCGCTCGACGGGCTCGCGGACGTGCGCACCTCCGCCTGGGTGGACCGCGCCCTCGCGCTCGCTGGGCTCGCCGCGGACGACGCCGCCGGGACCGCCCGATGA
- the xseA gene encoding exodeoxyribonuclease VII large subunit, producing MEESAAREEGTVVVPATASETSPERPWPLHRLSENLKLHIERAPATWIEGQLIEHKNNRGNLYMTMRDLEEEVSLPLTAWRAVAAGIDPSVQQGSRVVARVKPNFWVKGGRLSMVVQEMRPVGLGDLLARVELLRRRLAEEGLTSPARKRQLPVLPGVIGLITGRDSDALKDVVRNTHLRWPAAVFEVREVAVQGPDAPRQVAAALAELDARPEVEVIVIARGGGALEEVVLPFSDEALVRAVAAARTPVVSAIGHEADRPVLDDVADLRASTPTDAAKRIVPDAAQESVGIREARLRLAGAVERRVRGEADALAALRSRPVLAHPHVMVDTRTEDLGRWQERGRVALGHRLAREADAVSALRAQVRALSPQQTLDRGYAVVQHAGHVVRRAEDVTPGDDLDVLVAAGRIEAYVTDVTPVETPSPTQEDA from the coding sequence GTGGAGGAGAGCGCAGCGCGTGAGGAGGGGACCGTCGTCGTGCCCGCCACGGCCTCGGAGACGTCCCCGGAGCGGCCCTGGCCCCTGCACCGGCTCTCCGAGAACCTGAAGCTGCACATCGAGCGCGCGCCGGCCACGTGGATCGAGGGCCAGCTGATCGAGCACAAGAACAACCGCGGCAATCTGTACATGACGATGCGGGACCTCGAGGAGGAGGTCTCCCTGCCGCTGACGGCCTGGCGCGCGGTCGCCGCGGGCATCGACCCGTCCGTCCAGCAGGGCTCGCGCGTGGTCGCGCGGGTGAAGCCCAACTTCTGGGTCAAGGGCGGGCGGCTGTCCATGGTGGTGCAGGAGATGCGCCCCGTGGGCCTGGGTGACCTGCTCGCCCGCGTCGAGCTGCTGCGTCGCCGCCTGGCCGAGGAGGGGCTCACCTCCCCCGCCCGGAAGCGGCAGCTGCCCGTGCTGCCCGGGGTCATCGGCCTGATCACCGGGCGGGACTCGGACGCGCTCAAGGACGTCGTCCGCAACACGCACCTGCGCTGGCCGGCGGCGGTGTTCGAGGTCCGCGAGGTCGCCGTCCAGGGCCCGGACGCTCCGCGCCAGGTGGCGGCGGCCCTCGCCGAGCTCGACGCGCGGCCGGAGGTCGAGGTGATCGTGATCGCCCGCGGCGGCGGGGCCCTGGAGGAGGTCGTACTGCCGTTCTCGGATGAGGCCCTCGTGCGCGCCGTGGCCGCGGCCCGCACCCCCGTGGTCTCGGCCATCGGGCACGAGGCGGACCGGCCGGTGCTCGACGACGTCGCGGACCTGCGCGCCTCCACCCCCACGGACGCCGCGAAGCGCATCGTCCCGGACGCTGCCCAGGAGTCCGTCGGCATCCGCGAGGCCCGGCTCCGGCTGGCGGGGGCGGTGGAGCGCCGCGTGCGCGGGGAGGCCGACGCTCTGGCCGCCCTGCGCTCCCGGCCCGTGCTCGCCCACCCGCACGTGATGGTGGACACCCGCACCGAGGACCTCGGCCGCTGGCAGGAGCGGGGCCGGGTGGCCCTCGGGCACCGGCTCGCCCGGGAGGCGGACGCCGTGTCCGCGCTGCGGGCACAGGTGCGCGCGCTCTCCCCCCAGCAGACCCTGGACCGCGGTTACGCCGTGGTCCAGCATGCGGGCCACGTCGTCCGCCGCGCGGAGGACGTCACCCCCGGCGACGACCTGGACGTGCTCGTGGCCGCCGGCCGGATCGAGGCCTACGTCACGGACGTCACCCCCGTCGAGACCCCCAGCCCCACCCAGGAGGACGCATGA
- a CDS encoding phosphotransferase: MVLLEGPPGAGVARERVLVLRGPVEPAVAVPGPPGPPVPASGPAPRRRGRGRLPDGTRWWLLPHDPALPGLDLALDHERLDAWLPGLGRAGEPAWVAYRPGERAVLRVPLDAVPARPDEPGSSLHLKVLPPARLHGMHGRLLAARAAGLPVPPPLAPPDLGVLALGTLPGEPWRARLGADAPQPAPAAVAALLDALPDALAAHDDGPSRTPAWSALLAHAVRAGTLLDPGAAEELRERARRLEESLAAADPGPRVPVHGDLHPDNLLLAPGTDRIVGVLDPDSLGPGHRVDDWAVLVGHLAVAAADAAVPGPSHDPERARRTAALAAEFTGHACGVVDEEALRARADVTALALAAAPDLPAAVRAARRSAR; this comes from the coding sequence GTGGTCCTGCTGGAGGGTCCGCCGGGCGCCGGCGTGGCCCGGGAGCGGGTCCTCGTCCTGCGCGGTCCTGTCGAGCCCGCGGTCGCCGTGCCCGGCCCGCCCGGCCCGCCCGTCCCGGCGTCGGGACCGGCTCCGCGCCGCCGCGGCCGTGGCCGCCTGCCCGACGGCACCCGCTGGTGGCTGCTCCCGCACGACCCCGCCCTGCCGGGCCTGGACCTGGCCCTCGACCACGAGCGGCTCGACGCCTGGCTGCCCGGCCTCGGCCGCGCCGGCGAGCCCGCCTGGGTCGCCTACCGGCCGGGGGAGCGGGCCGTGCTCCGCGTCCCCCTGGACGCCGTCCCCGCCCGGCCCGACGAGCCCGGCTCCTCGCTCCACCTCAAGGTCCTGCCGCCGGCCCGGCTGCACGGCATGCACGGCCGGCTCCTCGCCGCCCGCGCCGCGGGGCTGCCCGTCCCGCCGCCGCTGGCGCCGCCGGATCTGGGCGTGCTGGCCCTGGGGACGCTGCCGGGGGAGCCCTGGCGCGCCCGCCTCGGCGCGGACGCCCCGCAGCCGGCGCCCGCCGCCGTCGCGGCCCTGCTCGACGCCCTCCCGGATGCCCTCGCCGCCCACGACGACGGCCCCTCCCGCACCCCCGCCTGGTCCGCCCTGCTCGCGCATGCCGTCCGCGCCGGCACGCTGCTGGACCCGGGGGCCGCCGAGGAGCTCCGCGAGCGCGCCCGCCGGCTCGAGGAGTCCCTGGCCGCCGCCGATCCCGGGCCCCGCGTGCCCGTCCACGGGGACCTGCACCCGGACAACCTGCTGCTCGCCCCGGGGACGGACCGGATCGTGGGCGTCCTGGACCCGGACAGCCTGGGTCCGGGGCACCGGGTGGACGACTGGGCCGTGCTGGTGGGACACCTGGCCGTGGCCGCCGCCGACGCCGCCGTCCCCGGCCCGTCGCACGACCCGGAGCGGGCCCGCCGGACGGCCGCGCTCGCGGCGGAGTTCACCGGGCACGCGTGCGGCGTCGTCGACGAGGAGGCCCTCCGCGCCCGCGCCGACGTGACGGCGCTGGCCCTGGCCGCCGCCCCGGACCTGCCGGCCGCGGTCCGCGCGGCCCGGCGGTCGGCCCGCTAG
- a CDS encoding 5-formyltetrahydrofolate cyclo-ligase, translated as MPAAAPAPHPDDAAAALASTEAKAALRTRLRAARRGLDPAVRARQAEAAAEHLWTWLGPHLEERTADGPPVVATVLPMPTEPDTGPVRERALAAGARVLVPVIEPGRHLSWTAWRPGVAVARAANAPLDEPVGPREPGSVLDGAALVLMPGLAVDLTGARLGQGGGYYDRFLATLPSSVTTVAFVHPSEVLEPGVIPLEPTDRPVDGVLTADGLLWCEPASAGPQ; from the coding sequence ATGCCCGCCGCCGCCCCCGCCCCGCACCCCGACGACGCCGCCGCGGCCCTCGCGAGCACCGAGGCCAAGGCCGCGCTGCGGACCCGGCTGCGCGCCGCCCGTCGCGGCCTGGACCCGGCCGTGCGCGCCCGTCAGGCCGAGGCCGCGGCCGAGCACCTCTGGACCTGGCTGGGCCCGCACCTGGAGGAGCGGACGGCGGACGGCCCGCCCGTGGTGGCCACGGTGCTGCCGATGCCCACGGAGCCGGACACCGGGCCGGTGCGGGAGCGCGCCCTGGCCGCCGGGGCGCGCGTGCTGGTCCCCGTGATCGAGCCCGGACGGCACCTGAGCTGGACCGCCTGGAGGCCCGGCGTGGCGGTGGCGCGCGCCGCGAACGCCCCCCTCGACGAGCCCGTGGGCCCGCGCGAGCCCGGCTCCGTCCTGGACGGCGCGGCCCTGGTCCTGATGCCGGGGCTGGCCGTGGACCTCACGGGCGCACGCCTGGGCCAGGGCGGCGGGTACTACGACCGGTTCCTGGCCACCCTCCCCTCCTCCGTGACGACGGTCGCCTTCGTGCACCCGTCCGAGGTGCTGGAGCCGGGCGTCATCCCCCTCGAGCCGACGGACCGCCCCGTGGACGGTGTGCTCACCGCGGACGGCCTGCTCTGGTGCGAGCCCGCCTCGGCCGGCCCGCAGTAG
- a CDS encoding glycine betaine ABC transporter substrate-binding protein: MTRPAERPRTSRVRAAAGASALSLALALSGCGAPRAGAPADPTGAPVTVVHTSDPLDSAVAAVVARHLRHRGHPVTLEDAGDATPWSAAAGDTVAVVDTLRLALQADPAAVLPPEPEDAAASRAAAAPTPSESSLEPIDPSAPARVPATGSATPSPTPLASGLPAADADAAQAVVDAALSRVAAGADAAAPTPAASRSAATPTGPSPRVLADSAGTLRLAAVVTATTASREGLDSIDDLDGRCGDLTLAVPAALAAAVSDGLLAHRLDDFAGCRPADWRTDAADVGPAVVADAAQVGLTYRTDPDIPPNGLVLLEDPDRVLPEGRIAVVGERETLDDDAQSALGEVMDRLDDDGIAELARLTEGGDALPADEAAQYWLVSQRLEDAPEDWVVPADPWF; the protein is encoded by the coding sequence ATGACCCGCCCCGCCGAGCGCCCCCGGACGTCGCGGGTTCGCGCCGCCGCCGGCGCGTCGGCCCTTTCCCTCGCGCTGGCGCTGTCCGGCTGCGGCGCCCCGCGCGCCGGGGCCCCGGCGGACCCGACCGGCGCGCCCGTGACGGTCGTGCACACGTCCGACCCGCTGGACTCGGCGGTGGCCGCCGTCGTCGCCCGCCACCTGCGCCACCGCGGCCACCCGGTGACCCTCGAGGACGCCGGTGACGCGACCCCCTGGTCCGCGGCCGCCGGGGACACCGTGGCCGTGGTGGACACCCTGCGCCTGGCCCTGCAGGCCGACCCTGCGGCCGTGCTCCCGCCCGAGCCCGAGGACGCCGCGGCCTCCCGTGCCGCCGCCGCCCCCACCCCGAGCGAGTCCAGCCTGGAGCCGATCGACCCCTCGGCGCCGGCCCGCGTGCCCGCCACCGGGTCGGCGACCCCCAGCCCCACGCCCCTGGCCTCGGGCCTGCCCGCGGCCGACGCCGACGCGGCACAGGCGGTCGTGGACGCCGCCCTGTCCCGCGTCGCGGCCGGGGCAGACGCCGCGGCGCCCACCCCTGCCGCCTCCCGCTCCGCGGCGACGCCGACGGGTCCGTCCCCCCGCGTGCTCGCCGACTCCGCCGGCACCCTGCGCCTGGCCGCGGTGGTCACCGCGACCACCGCCTCTCGCGAGGGCCTCGACTCGATCGACGACCTCGACGGCCGCTGCGGCGACCTCACGCTCGCCGTCCCCGCGGCGCTGGCCGCGGCCGTCTCCGACGGGCTCCTGGCCCACCGCCTCGACGACTTCGCGGGCTGCCGGCCGGCGGACTGGCGCACCGATGCCGCCGACGTCGGCCCCGCCGTCGTCGCCGACGCCGCCCAGGTCGGGCTGACCTACCGCACCGACCCGGACATCCCGCCCAACGGCCTCGTCCTGCTCGAGGACCCGGACCGGGTCCTGCCGGAGGGGCGGATCGCCGTCGTCGGCGAGCGCGAGACCCTGGACGACGACGCGCAGTCCGCGCTGGGCGAGGTCATGGACCGCCTGGACGACGACGGCATCGCCGAGCTCGCGCGCCTCACCGAGGGCGGCGACGCGCTGCCCGCGGACGAGGCGGCCCAGTACTGGCTGGTCTCCCAGAGGCTGGAGGACGCCCCGGAGGACTGGGTCGTTCCGGCCGACCCCTGGTTCTGA
- a CDS encoding pyridoxal phosphate-dependent aminotransferase, translating to MAPSTPREFRQSSKLLNVRYDVRGPILEEAQRMEAAGHRIMKLNIGNPAPFGFEAPDAILQAMYQHLPHAQGYSDSKGIYSARTAVSQYYESRGIRDISVDDVFIGNGVSEMITMVLQALVDDGDEILVPSPDYPLWTGATTLSGGRAVHYRCVEEEGWAPDLEHLESLITERTKGLVIINPNNPTGAVYSREVLNGVVDIARRHNLVLLADEIYEKITYDGARHINAAGLSDDVLTLTFSGLSKAYRVAGYRSGWVAVSGPKHRAKDFLEGLTLLSNMRMCANVPAQHAIQVALGGYQSIEDLILPGGRLLEQRNLAQKRLNDIPGVSVQPAHGALYLFPRLDPEVYAIDDDEKFVIELLQAKKILVSHGGAFNYPQPDHFRLVTLPSVKDLDIALDRLEDFLEDWRERRG from the coding sequence ATGGCACCCAGCACTCCCCGCGAATTCCGCCAGTCCTCCAAGCTGCTGAACGTGCGCTACGACGTGCGCGGCCCCATCCTGGAGGAGGCCCAGCGCATGGAGGCCGCCGGCCACCGCATCATGAAGCTGAACATCGGCAACCCCGCGCCGTTCGGCTTCGAGGCGCCGGACGCGATCCTCCAGGCCATGTACCAGCACCTGCCCCACGCGCAGGGCTACTCCGACTCCAAGGGCATCTACTCGGCCCGCACCGCGGTGTCCCAGTACTACGAGTCCCGCGGCATCCGGGACATCTCCGTGGACGACGTGTTCATCGGCAACGGCGTGTCCGAGATGATCACCATGGTCCTGCAGGCGCTCGTGGACGACGGCGACGAGATCCTCGTCCCGTCCCCGGACTACCCGCTGTGGACGGGCGCGACCACGCTCTCCGGCGGCAGGGCGGTGCACTACCGGTGCGTCGAGGAGGAGGGCTGGGCCCCGGACCTCGAGCACCTGGAGTCGCTGATCACCGAGCGCACCAAGGGCCTCGTGATCATCAACCCGAACAACCCCACCGGCGCGGTCTACTCCCGCGAGGTGCTCAACGGCGTCGTGGACATCGCGCGCCGGCACAACCTGGTGCTGCTCGCGGACGAGATCTACGAGAAGATCACCTACGACGGCGCCCGCCACATCAACGCGGCCGGCCTGTCCGACGACGTCCTCACCCTCACGTTCTCCGGCCTGTCCAAGGCGTACCGCGTGGCCGGGTACCGCTCCGGCTGGGTGGCTGTCTCCGGCCCGAAGCACCGCGCGAAGGACTTCCTCGAGGGCCTGACCCTGCTCTCCAACATGCGGATGTGCGCCAACGTGCCCGCGCAGCACGCCATCCAGGTGGCCCTGGGCGGGTACCAGTCCATCGAGGACCTGATCCTGCCGGGCGGGCGCCTGCTGGAGCAGCGCAACCTCGCGCAGAAGCGCCTGAACGACATCCCCGGCGTCTCCGTGCAGCCCGCCCACGGCGCGCTCTACCTGTTCCCGCGCCTGGATCCCGAGGTCTACGCGATCGACGACGACGAGAAGTTCGTGATCGAGCTGCTCCAGGCCAAGAAGATCCTCGTCTCGCACGGCGGGGCGTTCAACTACCCGCAGCCGGACCACTTCCGCCTGGTGACCCTGCCGAGCGTGAAGGACCTGGACATCGCACTGGATCGACTCGAGGACTTCCTCGAGGACTGGAGGGAACGCCGTGGCTGA
- a CDS encoding GNAT family N-acetyltransferase: protein MDVSGSLWPVALRHGTLTLRPLRRGDRRAWEEQRAANRDWLTPWDATSPVPGAAPASFAQMVRWQHRQARAGTSYTWGMALDDDAPGRDRLIGLLSLGGVQHGSVMSGAVGYWIDRRQAGRGLTPTAVAMATDWAFHGLGLHRVEVNIRPENTASLRVAEKLGLREEGLRRAYLHVDGAWRDHLSFAVTAEEVPEGLLPRWLARREAAAGTAEPRDTAHTPGVAGDVPGPSGR, encoded by the coding sequence ATGGACGTCTCCGGTTCCCTCTGGCCCGTGGCCCTGCGCCACGGCACGCTCACGCTGCGCCCCCTGCGCCGGGGCGACCGCCGGGCGTGGGAGGAGCAGCGCGCCGCCAATCGCGACTGGCTCACGCCGTGGGACGCCACCAGCCCGGTGCCGGGGGCGGCGCCGGCGAGCTTCGCGCAGATGGTCCGCTGGCAGCACCGCCAGGCCCGCGCGGGCACCTCCTACACCTGGGGCATGGCCCTCGACGACGACGCCCCCGGCCGCGACCGGCTCATCGGGCTGCTGAGCCTGGGCGGGGTGCAGCACGGGTCCGTGATGTCGGGTGCCGTGGGCTACTGGATCGACCGCCGGCAGGCCGGGCGCGGGCTCACTCCGACCGCCGTGGCGATGGCGACGGACTGGGCGTTCCACGGGCTGGGCCTGCACCGCGTGGAGGTCAACATCCGGCCGGAGAACACCGCGAGCCTGCGGGTCGCGGAGAAGCTCGGGCTGCGGGAGGAGGGCCTGCGCCGGGCCTACCTCCACGTGGACGGCGCCTGGCGCGACCACCTGAGCTTCGCCGTCACCGCAGAGGAGGTCCCCGAGGGCCTGCTGCCGCGCTGGCTGGCCCGCCGAGAGGCCGCCGCGGGCACCGCGGAGCCGCGTGACACGGCGCATACGCCGGGCGTCGCAGGGGACGTCCCGGGGCCGTCGGGCCGCTAG
- a CDS encoding FmdB family zinc ribbon protein, producing MPTYAYRCKDCGHAFDAVQSFSDDALTECPVCGGVLRKQYGSVGVSFKGSGFYRTDSRGGAPSSTPAAPSSGAASSTGTSSGSSD from the coding sequence ATGCCCACGTACGCCTACCGCTGCAAGGACTGCGGCCACGCCTTCGACGCCGTGCAGTCCTTCTCCGACGACGCCCTCACCGAGTGCCCCGTCTGCGGCGGCGTCCTGCGCAAGCAGTACGGCTCGGTGGGCGTCTCCTTCAAGGGCTCCGGCTTCTACCGCACCGACTCGCGCGGCGGCGCCCCGTCCTCGACGCCGGCCGCCCCGTCGAGCGGCGCCGCCTCGTCCACCGGGACGTCCTCCGGCTCCTCCGACTGA
- a CDS encoding 4-hydroxy-3-methylbut-2-enyl diphosphate reductase — translation MSVPTASAPSTVGLGMPQVPRTRRSREEVEAAAPVAGDKRVLLAAPRGYCAGVDRAVVAVEKALEHHGAPVYVRKEIVHNRHVVDTLTERGAVFVQELDEVPAGALTVFSAHGVSPAVVAEAAERDLQTIDATCPLVTKVHREAVRFARQDKRILLIGHTGHEEVEGTYGEAPEHTTVINDVEEARTVQVDDPDNLIWLSQTTLSVDETLEIVAVLRERFPNLQDPPSDDICYATSNRQAAIKRISPQCDLVIIVGSANSSNSVRLKEVALEYGAARAERVDFASQVDESWFEGVATVGLSSGASVPEVLVQDVLALLADYGYGQVEEVVTAEEDIIFSLPKELRAQLKQAGDEERSLGGRRRPAE, via the coding sequence ATGTCCGTTCCCACCGCCTCCGCCCCGTCCACCGTCGGCCTCGGCATGCCGCAGGTGCCCCGCACCCGCCGCTCCCGCGAGGAGGTCGAGGCCGCCGCGCCCGTGGCCGGGGACAAGCGCGTCCTGCTGGCCGCGCCCCGCGGCTACTGTGCCGGCGTGGACCGCGCCGTCGTCGCCGTGGAGAAGGCCCTGGAGCACCACGGCGCTCCCGTGTACGTGCGCAAGGAGATCGTGCACAACCGGCACGTCGTGGACACCCTGACCGAGCGCGGCGCGGTGTTCGTCCAGGAGCTGGACGAGGTGCCCGCCGGCGCGCTCACCGTGTTCTCCGCCCACGGCGTGTCCCCGGCCGTGGTCGCCGAGGCGGCGGAGCGGGACCTGCAGACCATCGACGCCACCTGCCCCCTGGTGACCAAGGTGCACCGCGAGGCCGTGCGCTTCGCCCGGCAGGACAAGCGGATCCTGCTGATCGGGCACACCGGCCACGAGGAGGTCGAGGGAACCTACGGGGAGGCGCCGGAGCACACCACGGTGATCAACGACGTCGAGGAGGCCCGCACCGTCCAGGTGGACGACCCGGACAACCTCATCTGGCTCTCCCAGACGACGCTCTCCGTGGACGAGACCCTGGAGATCGTGGCGGTACTGCGCGAGCGGTTCCCGAACCTGCAGGACCCGCCCTCGGACGACATCTGCTACGCCACCTCCAACCGCCAGGCGGCGATCAAGAGGATCTCGCCGCAGTGCGACCTCGTGATCATCGTCGGCTCGGCGAACTCCTCGAACTCCGTGCGCCTCAAGGAGGTCGCCCTGGAGTACGGCGCGGCCCGGGCCGAGCGCGTGGACTTCGCCTCCCAGGTGGACGAGTCCTGGTTCGAGGGCGTGGCCACCGTCGGCCTGTCCTCGGGCGCCTCCGTGCCGGAGGTGCTGGTGCAGGACGTGCTGGCCCTCCTGGCCGACTACGGCTATGGGCAGGTCGAGGAGGTCGTCACCGCGGAGGAGGACATCATCTTCTCCCTGCCCAAGGAGCTGCGCGCCCAGCTCAAGCAGGCCGGGGACGAGGAGCGCTCCCTGGGCGGGCGGCGTCGCCCCGCCGAGTGA
- a CDS encoding type 1 glutamine amidotransferase domain-containing protein yields MTENAVQNAPLTGKTVAFLATNGVEQVELTSPWEAVIAAGATPVLVSPESGTITAMQSDWDHGESFEVNTTVKDAKAEDFHGLVMPGGTLNADAMRVNKDAQAFVRAFFDQHKPVAAICHAPWTLIEAGVVDGRRLTSYASLESDLKNAGAQWVDEEVVVDNGLTTSRSPEDLDAFNAKLVEELGEGKHEDQTA; encoded by the coding sequence ATGACTGAGAACGCTGTCCAGAACGCCCCGCTGACCGGCAAGACCGTCGCGTTCCTCGCGACCAACGGCGTCGAGCAGGTCGAGCTGACCTCCCCGTGGGAGGCCGTGATCGCCGCCGGCGCGACCCCCGTGCTCGTCTCGCCGGAGTCCGGCACCATCACCGCGATGCAGTCCGACTGGGATCACGGCGAGTCCTTCGAGGTGAACACGACGGTGAAGGACGCCAAGGCCGAGGACTTCCACGGCCTCGTGATGCCGGGCGGCACCCTGAACGCGGACGCCATGCGCGTCAACAAGGACGCGCAGGCGTTTGTGCGTGCCTTCTTCGACCAGCACAAGCCGGTGGCGGCCATCTGCCACGCCCCGTGGACCCTGATCGAGGCCGGCGTCGTGGACGGTCGCCGTCTGACCAGCTACGCGTCCCTGGAGTCCGACCTGAAGAACGCGGGCGCCCAGTGGGTGGACGAGGAGGTCGTCGTGGACAACGGGCTGACCACCTCGCGCTCCCCGGAGGACCTCGACGCCTTCAACGCCAAGCTCGTGGAGGAGCTGGGCGAGGGCAAGCACGAGGACCAGACCGCCTGA
- a CDS encoding PPK2 family polyphosphate kinase produces MADTPENRFTEPVRTLLRARRADGAPVGPADVDPHGKPGFDGGKSEGRAVLAARSERLGQLQELLYAQSTREADGGLPAPSVLLVVQGMDTAGKGGIMRHVVGQMDPQGVDVHAFKRPTPEEARHDFLWRVRPHLPMPGTLSVFDRSHYEDVLIQRVRSLAPAEEIERRYTAIREFEAEAVAAGIRVVKVMLHISPEEQKARLSERLERADKHWKFNPGDLDERELWDEYQEAYRVALHRTDATDAPWFIVPADRKWYARVAVQELMIETLEAMGLTWPEADFDVAAARRRLLAG; encoded by the coding sequence GTGGCTGACACGCCTGAGAACCGCTTCACCGAGCCCGTCCGCACCCTGCTGCGCGCCCGTCGCGCGGACGGGGCGCCCGTCGGGCCCGCCGACGTCGACCCGCACGGCAAGCCGGGGTTCGACGGGGGCAAGTCGGAGGGCAGGGCCGTCCTCGCCGCCCGCTCCGAGCGGCTGGGGCAGCTGCAGGAGCTCCTCTACGCCCAGTCCACCCGCGAGGCCGACGGGGGCCTCCCCGCCCCGTCCGTGCTCCTGGTGGTGCAGGGCATGGACACCGCCGGCAAGGGCGGGATCATGCGCCACGTGGTCGGGCAGATGGACCCGCAGGGCGTGGACGTGCACGCGTTCAAGCGGCCCACCCCGGAGGAGGCGCGGCACGACTTCCTGTGGCGCGTGCGCCCGCACCTGCCCATGCCCGGCACGCTCTCCGTGTTCGACCGGTCCCACTACGAGGACGTGCTGATCCAGCGCGTGCGCTCCCTGGCCCCGGCCGAGGAGATCGAGCGCCGCTACACGGCGATCCGCGAGTTCGAGGCCGAGGCCGTGGCCGCGGGCATCCGCGTGGTGAAGGTGATGCTGCACATCTCCCCGGAGGAGCAGAAGGCGCGGCTCTCCGAGCGGCTGGAGCGGGCGGACAAGCACTGGAAGTTCAACCCGGGCGACCTCGACGAGCGCGAGCTCTGGGACGAGTACCAGGAGGCGTACCGGGTGGCCCTGCACCGCACGGACGCCACGGACGCCCCGTGGTTCATCGTGCCCGCCGACCGCAAGTGGTACGCCCGCGTGGCCGTGCAGGAGCTGATGATCGAGACCCTCGAGGCGATGGGCCTGACCTGGCCCGAGGCCGACTTCGACGTCGCGGCCGCCCGCCGTCGCCTGCTGGCGGGCTGA
- a CDS encoding exodeoxyribonuclease VII small subunit → MSEQEQQGTAVGGFTSADTSDVARMSYEQARAELVEVVGQLEAGGAGLEESLALWERGEALADRCQAWLDGARARLDQVRGEAAPDAD, encoded by the coding sequence ATGAGCGAGCAGGAGCAGCAGGGAACGGCCGTCGGGGGGTTCACGTCCGCCGACACCTCGGACGTGGCCCGCATGAGCTACGAGCAGGCGCGGGCCGAGCTCGTGGAAGTCGTGGGCCAGCTGGAGGCCGGTGGCGCCGGCCTCGAGGAGTCCCTGGCCCTGTGGGAGCGCGGGGAGGCGCTGGCCGACCGCTGCCAGGCCTGGCTGGACGGCGCCCGCGCCCGCCTCGACCAGGTGCGCGGCGAGGCCGCCCCCGACGCCGACTGA